A single window of Vogesella indigofera DNA harbors:
- a CDS encoding YfgM family protein, whose product MAFDLQEQEQIDWIKTFWAQWGKLLSAVVLAVLLSYLGYKGWQMYRAAESAKAVTIYTQLEQQVQAGTLDKVKATAAALQSAHPGSAYAANAALLAAKAAFDKGDLAFARAQLKWLLASGQQDESLQAVAHLRLATVLLDEKQYDAALAELAQAHPASFDTLFLDLKGDVLVARGDVSGARDSYKAALAKASPDATLRDFIQTKLDSLGN is encoded by the coding sequence ATGGCTTTCGATTTGCAGGAACAGGAACAGATTGACTGGATCAAGACCTTCTGGGCACAGTGGGGCAAGCTGCTTTCCGCGGTCGTGCTGGCGGTGTTGCTGTCCTATCTGGGTTACAAGGGCTGGCAGATGTACCGTGCGGCAGAAAGCGCCAAGGCGGTCACCATCTATACGCAGCTGGAACAGCAGGTCCAGGCCGGCACGCTCGACAAGGTCAAGGCCACCGCTGCCGCGCTGCAAAGCGCGCATCCCGGCTCCGCCTATGCCGCCAATGCGGCACTGCTGGCGGCCAAGGCCGCCTTCGACAAGGGCGATCTCGCCTTTGCCCGTGCCCAGCTGAAGTGGCTGCTAGCCAGCGGCCAGCAGGACGAATCGTTGCAGGCGGTTGCCCACCTGCGTCTGGCGACCGTGCTGCTCGACGAAAAGCAGTACGATGCGGCACTGGCCGAGCTGGCACAGGCGCATCCGGCCAGTTTTGATACGCTGTTCCTGGATCTGAAGGGCGATGTGCTGGTGGCGCGTGGCGATGTGTCCGGTGCCCGTGACAGCTACAAGGCCGCACTGGCCAAGGCGTCGCCGGATGCAACTTTGCGCGACTTTATCCAGACCAAGCTCGACTCCCTGGGAAATTGA
- the hisS gene encoding histidine--tRNA ligase, whose amino-acid sequence MAQKLQAIRGMNDVLPAESHQWEYFENTLRGWLADYGYQNIRTPIVESTPLFVRSIGEVTDIVEKEMYSFTDSLNGDSLTLRPEGTAGTLRAVVEHNLLYNTTQKLWYMGPMFRHERPQKGRYRQFHQIGVEALGMNGPDIDAEIIAMTAELWRRLGLADSVQLEINTLGNKEERAAHREALIAYLEQHVAILDEDGKRRLYSNPLRVLDTKNPALQEMANAAPRLSDYLGDASRAHYEGWKALIDALGIRYVENPRLVRGLDYYNQSVFEWVTTELGAQGTVCAGGRYDGLIEQLGGKPAPGIGFGMGMERVLLLLAEKGLLPARRSVDVFIVNQGQGATAYAMQLAQSLRMAGLSVIQHMGDASFKSQMKKADGSGAAVALIIGENEVATAQVVIKPLRADAAQETVAAADVAAAVSRFKS is encoded by the coding sequence ATGGCTCAAAAGTTGCAAGCGATTCGCGGCATGAATGATGTACTGCCGGCCGAGTCGCACCAGTGGGAGTATTTTGAAAACACGCTGCGCGGCTGGCTGGCAGACTACGGCTACCAGAACATCCGCACCCCGATCGTGGAAAGCACGCCACTGTTCGTGCGCTCCATCGGCGAAGTGACCGACATCGTCGAGAAGGAAATGTATTCCTTCACCGACAGCCTGAACGGCGACTCGCTGACGCTGCGCCCGGAGGGTACTGCCGGCACCCTGCGCGCGGTGGTCGAGCACAACCTGCTGTACAACACCACGCAGAAACTGTGGTACATGGGCCCGATGTTCCGCCACGAGCGGCCGCAGAAAGGCCGCTACCGCCAGTTCCACCAGATCGGGGTCGAGGCGCTGGGCATGAACGGCCCGGACATCGACGCCGAGATCATCGCGATGACCGCTGAGCTGTGGCGTCGCCTGGGCCTAGCCGACAGCGTGCAGCTGGAAATCAATACCCTGGGCAACAAGGAAGAGCGTGCCGCGCATCGCGAGGCGCTGATCGCTTACCTCGAGCAGCACGTCGCCATCCTGGATGAAGACGGCAAGCGCCGCCTGTACAGCAACCCGCTGCGGGTGCTGGACACCAAAAATCCGGCACTGCAGGAGATGGCCAATGCCGCGCCGCGGCTGAGCGACTACCTCGGTGACGCCTCGCGCGCGCACTACGAGGGCTGGAAGGCGCTGATTGATGCGCTGGGCATCCGTTATGTGGAAAACCCGCGGCTGGTGCGCGGTCTGGACTACTACAACCAGTCGGTATTCGAGTGGGTGACCACCGAGCTGGGCGCGCAGGGTACGGTGTGCGCCGGCGGCCGCTACGACGGCCTGATCGAGCAGCTGGGCGGCAAGCCGGCGCCGGGCATCGGTTTCGGCATGGGCATGGAGCGCGTGCTGCTGTTGCTGGCCGAGAAGGGCTTGCTGCCGGCACGTCGCAGCGTCGACGTGTTCATCGTCAACCAGGGGCAGGGCGCCACCGCCTATGCCATGCAGCTGGCCCAGTCGCTGCGCATGGCCGGCCTGAGCGTGATCCAGCACATGGGCGATGCCAGCTTCAAGTCGCAAATGAAAAAGGCCGATGGCAGCGGCGCCGCAGTGGCGCTGATCATCGGTGAAAACGAAGTGGCGACGGCGCAGGTGGTGATCAAGCCATTGCGTGCCGACGCCGCGCAGGAAACCGTTGCCGCGGCCGACGTGGCCGCGGCGGTTTCCCGCTTCAAGTCTTGA
- the ispG gene encoding flavodoxin-dependent (E)-4-hydroxy-3-methylbut-2-enyl-diphosphate synthase yields MDATIKRRQTQQVAIGHVMVGSGHPVMVQSMTNTDTADATATVQQVQALAQAGSEVVRITVNSPEAAARVAEIRQRLDDLGCDVPLVGDFHFNGDRLLKDYPDCARALGKYRINPGNVGKGAKGDDKFAFMIRTAIEYDKPVRIGVNWGSLDQALLARMLDANNHAANPKALDVVMREALIVSALESADKAMELGLASDRILLSCKVSNVQDLITVYRDLGSRCDFPLHLGLTEAGMGSKGIVASSAALAVLLQEGIGDTIRISLTPQPGEARTKEVVVAQELLQTMGLRSFTPLVTACPGCGRTTSTFFQELADSIQTYLREQMPIWRLQYPGVEDMKVAVMGCVVNGPGESKLADIGISLPGTGEVPVAPVYVDGHKDVTLKGDHIATEFKAIVDHYVQTRYGEGGAKRREVVARTIPIKSV; encoded by the coding sequence ATGGACGCAACGATCAAACGCCGTCAAACCCAGCAGGTGGCCATTGGCCACGTGATGGTGGGTTCCGGGCACCCGGTGATGGTGCAGTCGATGACCAATACCGACACCGCCGACGCCACGGCCACCGTGCAGCAGGTGCAGGCGCTGGCGCAGGCCGGCTCCGAGGTGGTGCGCATTACCGTCAACAGCCCGGAGGCCGCCGCCCGCGTGGCGGAAATCCGCCAGCGGCTGGACGACCTCGGTTGCGACGTGCCGCTGGTCGGCGACTTCCATTTCAACGGCGACCGTCTGCTGAAAGACTACCCCGACTGCGCGCGCGCACTCGGCAAGTATCGCATCAACCCCGGCAACGTCGGCAAGGGCGCCAAGGGCGACGACAAGTTCGCGTTCATGATCCGCACCGCCATCGAGTACGACAAGCCGGTGCGCATCGGCGTCAACTGGGGCAGCCTGGACCAGGCGTTGCTGGCGCGGATGCTGGACGCCAATAATCATGCGGCCAACCCCAAGGCGCTGGACGTGGTGATGCGCGAGGCGCTGATCGTATCGGCGCTGGAATCTGCCGACAAGGCGATGGAGCTGGGGCTGGCCTCCGACCGTATCCTGCTGTCGTGCAAGGTCAGTAACGTGCAGGACCTGATCACCGTGTATCGCGATCTGGGCAGCCGCTGCGATTTCCCGCTGCACTTGGGCCTGACCGAGGCCGGCATGGGCAGCAAGGGCATCGTCGCCTCCAGTGCTGCGCTGGCGGTGCTGCTGCAGGAAGGCATCGGCGACACCATCCGCATTTCGCTGACCCCGCAACCGGGCGAGGCGCGCACCAAGGAGGTGGTGGTGGCGCAGGAGCTGTTGCAGACCATGGGCCTGCGCTCGTTCACGCCGCTGGTCACCGCCTGTCCCGGCTGTGGCCGCACCACCAGCACCTTTTTCCAGGAGCTGGCGGACAGTATCCAGACCTACCTGCGCGAGCAGATGCCGATCTGGCGCCTGCAGTATCCGGGGGTGGAAGACATGAAGGTGGCGGTGATGGGCTGCGTGGTCAACGGACCGGGCGAGTCCAAGCTGGCCGACATCGGTATCAGCCTGCCTGGCACCGGTGAAGTGCCGGTGGCGCCGGTATACGTCGACGGCCACAAGGACGTGACGCTGAAGGGCGATCACATCGCCACCGAGTTCAAGGCCATCGTCGACCATTACGTGCAGACCCGTTATGGCGAGGGTGGTGCCAAGCGCCGCGAAGTGGTGGCGCGCACCATCCCGATCAAGTCCGTGTAG